From a region of the Dictyostelium discoideum AX4 chromosome 2 chromosome, whole genome shotgun sequence genome:
- a CDS encoding hypothetical protein (FUSOLIN PRECURSOR), with product MYISKFLLLSLISMISISLINSHGYAIYPMARQQKCPKGNIWWPEDGSGITDAACRSAFQFVKAKGNNPQYQFIQSNEFSVLIPNYAQGASALKAAVPNSLCSAYATTSSNDKSGMSIVAPWTPTIIPTTANAVNVSFTYKFCATASHNPNFWEFYVSKPGFNPTTTPLTWDHLTLFQSFPNTASVSISDPSCSSTSAYIFNLNMPTRFSNAILLVRWQRVDPVGECFINCSDFKCVA from the exons atgtatatttctaaatttttactattatcattaatttcaatgatttcaatttctttaattaattctcaTGGGTATGCAATTTATCCAATGGCTCGCCAACAaaa atGTCCAAAAGGTAATATTTGGTGGCCAGAGGATGGATCTGGTATTACTGATGCTGCATGTCGTTCAGCTTTTCAATTTGTAAAAGCAAAAGGAAATAATCCACAATATCAATTTATTCAATCAAATGAATTTTCAGTTTTAATTCCAAATTATGCTCAAGGAGCAAGTGCTTTAAAAGCAGCAGTACCAAATTCATTATGTTCAGCATATGCAACTacatcatcaaatgataaaagTGGAATGTCAATTGTTGCACCATGGACACCAACAATTATTCCAACAACTGCAAATGCTGTAAATGTTAGTTTCACTTATAAATTCTGTGCAACTGCTTCTCATAATCCAAATTTCTGGGAATTCTATGTTAGTAAACCAGGTTTCAACCCAACCACAACTCCATTAACATGGGATCATTTAACATTATTCCAAAGTTTCCCAAATACTGCAAGTGTTTCAATTAGTGATCCATCATGTTCTTCAACATCTgcttatatttttaatttaaatatgcCAACTCGTTTCTCAAATGCAATTTTATTAGTGCGTTGGCAAAGAGTTGACCCAGTTGGTGagtgttttattaattgtagtGATTTTAAATGTGTagcataa